In one Oryza glaberrima chromosome 2, OglaRS2, whole genome shotgun sequence genomic region, the following are encoded:
- the LOC127762865 gene encoding OVARIAN TUMOR DOMAIN-containing deubiquitinating enzyme 11, whose amino-acid sequence MSEQQDHASKSSCSSLSTSTQESEEDVTVGTLLTEAKNSGRSLGKRLSHLDSIPHTPRVNGQIPDVNNATIDHETLLERLGTYGLAEFQIEGDGNCQFRALADQIFRNPDYHKHVRKSVVKQLKEFRKHYEGYVPMEYKVYLKKMKRSGEWGDHVTLQAAADRFAAKICLLTSFRDTCLIEIVPRGATPTKELWLSFWSEVHYNSLYATEDLPNRKTRKKHWLF is encoded by the exons ATGTCTGAACAACAGGATCATGCTAGCAAAAGTTCTTGCTCAAGTCTTAGCACCAGTACTCAGGAGAGTGAGGAGGATGTGACAGTTGGTACCCTTTTAACTGAAGCAAAGAACAGTGGACGGAGTCTTGGAAAACGCCTTTCCCACTTAGATTCTATCCCG CACACTCCTCGAGTTAATGGGCAAATTCCTGATGTTAATAATGCAACAATAGACCATGAAACATTACTGGAAAG attggGCACTTATGGCTTAGCTGAATTCCAAATTGAAGGAGACGGAAATTGTCAg TTCCGAGCTTTGGCAGATCAGATATTCCGCAATCCGGACTATCACAAACATGTGAGGAAGTCAGTCGTGAAGCAG CTAAAGGAATTCAGGAAACACTATGAAGGCTATGTACCGATGGAATATAAGGTGTACTTGAAGAAAATGAAAAG ATCTGGAGAATGGGGAGATCATGTGACCTTACAAGCGGCTGCAGACCGG TTTGCTGCCAAGATTTGCCTGCTGACATCATTTAGAGACACATGCCTAATCGAGATAGTCCCCAGAGGTGCCACTCCCACAAAAG AGCTTTGGTTAAGCTTCTGGAGTGAGGTGCACTACAATTCCTTGTATGCAACTGAAG ATCTTCCAAATCGCAAGACCAGAAAGAAGCACTGGCTGTTCTAA
- the LOC127763575 gene encoding peptidyl-prolyl cis-trans isomerase FKBP17-1, chloroplastic — MVSLSAAVAPAAGVVPPPQKAQAFAVAEAHAPTIPRRHLLLASAASTLPAAAAAASASAASAPSFAEIPGSGGVKALDLREGPGEVPADGDQVAIHYYGRLAAKQGWRFDSTYDHKDETGDPMPFVFTVRAGNVIPGIEAAVKSMRVGGLRRVIIPPSQGYQNTSQEPIPPNFFDRQRLFTTIFNPTRLANGEGSTLGTLIFDIELISIRQHS, encoded by the exons ATGGTCAGTctgtccgccgccgtcgctccggccgccggcgtcgtgccgccgcctcaAAAAGCCCAAGCTTTCGCCGTAGCCGAAGCGCATGCCCCGACCATCCCAAGAaggcacctcctcctcgcctctgCTGCCTCCACACtgcccgcggccgcggccgcggcctctgcctctgccgcctccgcccctAGCTTCGCCGAGATccccggctccggcggcgtgAAGGCCCTAGACCTCCGGGAGGGTCCCGGCGAGGTCCCGGCCGACGGCGACCAG GTTGCAATCCATTACTATGGAAGATTGGCAGCGAAGCAAGGATGGCGCTTTGATTCCACCTATGATCACAAGGACGAGACCGGTGATCCGATGCCGTTCGTATTCACCGTCAGAGCTGGAAAT GTTATACCTGGTATTGAAGCAGCAGTGAAGTCCATGAGAGTTGGTGGTCTTCGCCGTGTCATCATTCCACCGTCACAGGGATATCAGAACACATCACAAGAACCCATTCCTCCTAAT TTCTTTGATCGGCAGAGATTATTTACTACTATATTTAACCCAACACGTCTGGCAAATGGCGAGGGTTCCACTCTCGGTACACTCATCTTCGACATCGAGCTAATCAGCATAAGGCAGCATTCATAA
- the LOC127762864 gene encoding O-fucosyltransferase 23 — MNIILELKHLKQVSLPTRPVVCKGLVIVIALIVLRAIVSPFLAVNPSEKEGFYDPTADLLPGIRRGKFIEVPQIIWGLNNQKIAFARACLTARFLNRSLLMPSLSASLFYKEVDLLRPITFDKVFDFTKFNARCQGFVRLARYSEVSNQTKPFKLQKGSGRRWTVEKDLDQLLQYRRGEADDSEVIEIIGKHPFLWPDHWPVKDYARIFDCLALVPEIETEVVKVISKIREAGIKARHEAGISHNKHVKDGTMNPPVPYIAVHMRIEKDWMIHCKKWEQRSNSKEICSSKEEIIHKVSQITDLRRPVVVYLAVADSLLEDNSITSGWRVGMVAFEKKRLGVTDIYNRQPYLIKSAIDFEVCVRADVFVGNSFSTFSNLVVLSRTQRLYNMGEAISCGENVGLSSYAYNVIGDDGGPQRWMTDMSDTSLQNLSYGTNNISCH; from the coding sequence ATGAACATCATACTAGAACTCAAGCATCTCAAGCAGGTCAGCTTGCCGACGCGGCCTGTCGTTTGCAAAGGCCTTGTTATAGTGATTGCGCTTATTGTGCTGAGGGCAATCGTATCCCCGTTTCTCGCCGTTAACCCGTCCGAGAAGGAGGGTTTTTACGATCCGACAGCCGATTTGCTGCCTGGGATTAGGCGAGGCAAGTTCATTGAGGTTCCACAGATTATATGGGGATTGAACAATCAGAAGATTGCGTTTGCCAGGGCGTGCTTGACTGCGAGATTCCTGAACCGGTCTCTGCTCATGCCTAGTTTGAGTGCTTCGCTTTTCTACAAAGAGGTTGACTTGCTGCGACCAATCACTTTCGACAAGGTGTTTGACTTTACCAAGTTCAACGCCCGTTGCCAGGGGTTCGTAAGGTTAGCTCGCTATTCAGAAGTTTCTAATCAAACCAAGCCTTTCAAACTCCAAAAGGGAAGTGGTAGGAGGTGGACCGTGGAGAAAGACTTGGATCAGCTACTACAGTACAGAAGGGGTGAGGCAGATGACTCTGAAGTCATTGAAATCATCGGGAAACATCCATTTTTGTGGCCTGATCACTGGCCAGTGAAAGACTATGCCAGAATTTTCGATTGCCTTGCGTTAGTTCCGGAGATAGAAACTGAAGTGGTTAAGGTCATATCCAAGATTAGAGAGGCAGGCATAAAAGCAAGACATGAGGCTGGTATTTCTCATAATAAGCACGTGAAAGATGGTACAATGAATCCACCAGTGCCATACATTGCCGTCCACATGAGAATAGAAAAGGATTGGATGATCCATTGCAAGAAATGGGAGCAGCGTTCCAATTCAAAGGAAATTTGCAGCAGTAAAGAAGAGATCATTCATAAGGTCTCACAGATCACTGATCTACGTAGGCCAGTTGTGGTTTATCTTGCAGTAGCTGACAGCCTTCTAGAAGATAATTCAATAACTAGCGGTTGGAGAGTGGGTATGGTTGCTTTTGAGAAGAAGAGACTTGGAGTTACTGACATCTACAATAGGCAACCTTATCTTATAAAGTCCGCTATTGACTTTGAGGTATGTGTGAGAGCGGATGTGTTTGTAGGCAATAGCTTCTCAACATTTTCCAACCTTGTGGTGCTGTCAAGAACACAAAGGCTATATAACATGGGAGAGGCAATCTCATGTGGAGAGAATGTCGGGCTTTCATCCTATGCCTACAATGTTATTGGAGACGATGGCGGGCCACAGAGATGGATGACAGATATGTCAGACACAAGCCTCCAAAACTTGAGTTACGGAACGAACAATATCTCATGCCACTGA